In one window of Zingiber officinale cultivar Zhangliang chromosome 11A, Zo_v1.1, whole genome shotgun sequence DNA:
- the LOC122032163 gene encoding uncharacterized protein LOC122032163 yields the protein MVLGRRQSMRRTTSMTEFAVNFVVSDAEVTQSNPEQDNLAGLGDRLPLQNRSSGAADWMEATYQGNANLAPSPRGMEHRRSSADFAVVETSRFLAECGSATAALSSDGISSCTGVKHFAALSADINT from the exons ATGGTGCTCGGGAGGCGGCAGTCCATGCGGCGGACAACCAGCATGACTGAGTTCGCCGTCAACTTCGTTGTCTCCGACGCCGAGGTCACACAGAGTAATCCCGAGCAGGACAATCTCGCAGGACTCGGTGACCGCCTCCCCCTCCAGAATAGATCCTCCGGAGCTGCGGATTGGATGGAGGCGACCTACCAGGGGAACGCTAACCTAGCACCGTCGCCTCGGGGAATGGAGCACCGCAGGAGTTCGGCAGACTTCGCCGTGGTGGAAACCTCGCGCTTTCTCGCGGAATGCGGCTCTGCAACCGCCGCCTTGTCCTCGGACGGGATATCTTCATGTACAG GGGTGAAGCATTTTGCAGCTTTGAGTGCCGACATCAACACATGA